In Colletotrichum higginsianum IMI 349063 chromosome 1, whole genome shotgun sequence, one genomic interval encodes:
- a CDS encoding Fungal trichothecene efflux pump: MVLSLIFLTNAPVSAFGPFIARGFVKNPNLSWRWCFYINIITVGLAIVLLYLFYHPPTFELLHARKTKRQLLKELDYIGIFLWTTGLTLLLLGVSWGGVMFPWGSPATISSLTMGTALLVALFCWEAFANLKYPAIPVKFFSNRGFMSLVCCATVATMFYYSAVLLWPQQVQALYTTDITYGGWLSSTVASSTALGQVCAGGIIKWGGNVRYWIIFATFAMVGFVGALASLTPETLNLGIALTILGPFFVGFIELTSLALAPLFCKPSDIGLASGLLASIRSAGGSIAVAVYTTILSNRLATEIPAAINGPASAAGLSQSQLPALAKAAQAGKLAAFPGLTSAVKAAVVRVLPSAYTKAFETVYLASLGFGAIAIVGCLFAKDAQKHMTNKVERRMGDGKSS; encoded by the exons ATGGTGTTGTCCCTGATCTTCCTAACCAACGCGCCTGTTTCTGCATTTGGTCCCTTCATTG CCCGGGGGTTCGTGAAGAACCCAAATCTTAGCTGGAGATGGTGCTTCTACATTAATATCATAACCGTTGGTCTTGCTATCGTTCTGCTATACTTGTTTTACCACCCGCCCACTTTTGAGCTTCTTCATGCCCGAAAGACAAAGCGTCAACTGCTCAAAGAACTTGACT ACATTGGGATCTTCCTCTGGACTACTGGCCTGACTCTCCTGTTGTTGGGTGTTTCTTGGGGAGGGGTGATGTTCCCATGGGGCTCGCCAGCGACCATCTCGAGTTTAACCATGGGTACCGCGCTTCTCGTGGCACTCTTCTGCTGGGAAGCGTTCGCCAACCTCAAGTATCCTGCTATTCCTGTCAAGTTCTTTTCCAACCGGGGCTTCATGTCACTCGTCTGCTGCGCGACGGTTGCCACC ATGTTCTACTACTCTGCCGTCCTCCTCTGGCCGCAACAGGTTCAGGCGCTTTACACAACAGACATCACCTACGGCGGTTGGCTTTCG TCAACGGTGGCGAGTTCGACAGCACTTGGCCAAGTTTGTGCGGGAGGGATTATCAAGTGGGGAGGCAACGTCCGGTATTGGATTATCTTCGCGACGTTTGCCATGGTTGGCTTTGTCGGTGCCCTCGCGTCCCTGACACCCGAGACGCTGAACCTCGGCATTGCCCTCACGATCTTGGGGCCTTTTTTCGTCGGCTTCATCGAACTCACATCCCTTGCTCTGGCCCCCCTGTTCTGCAAGCCCTCAGACATTGGCCTCGCGTCGGGTCTCTTGGCCTCGATCCGCTCTGCTGGCGGTTCGatcgccgttgccgtctACACCACCATCCTGTCCAACCGTCTCGCTACCGAGATTCCCGCAGCCATTAATGGGCCAGCTAGTGCTGCTGGCCTGTCCCAGAGTCAGCTTCCAGCTCTTGCCAAGGCGGCGCAGGCAGGGAAACTGGCAGCCTTTCCCGGCTTGACCAGCGCCGTGAAAGCTGCTGTGGTGAGAGTATTACCCAGCGCCTACACAAAGGCCTTTGAGACTGTATATCTAGCAAGTCTGGGATTCGGAGCTATTGCCATAGTCGGATGTCTGTTCGCAAAAGACGCACAGAAGCACATGACAAACAAGGTCGAGAGAAGGATGGGCGATGGGAAAAGTTCCTGA
- a CDS encoding 3-oxoacyl-[acyl-carrier-protein] reductase, giving the protein MSATHQFRDKVIAVTGAASGIGLATAHLLASRGAKLSLADINAEGLREAQSDIQARHTEAEVITSAVDVTDYDQVEKWTANTIEHFGRLDGAANLAGVIPKSVGKKGLADQDLDEWEFVMGVNLKGVMHCLKAQLSMIQDNGSIVNASSIAGLQGRPNNGAYTASKHAILGLTRTAAKEVGCRSIRVNAVCPGRIDTPMSRASAAAGIQADAALGRSGRPEEVASLIAFLLSSESTYITGSAISIDGGWNC; this is encoded by the exons ATGTCAGCAACGCACCAATTCCGTGACAAAGTCATTGCCGTGACGGGTGCCGCCTCGGGCATAGGACTCGCTACTGCTCACCTTCTTGCAAGCCGAGGCGCCAAGCTTTCGTTGGCAGACATCAACGCAGAAGGCCTTCGAGAAGCTCAGTCCGACATCCAAGCTCGACACACCGAAGCTGAGGTCATCACATCAGCCGTAGACGTCACAGACTACGACCAGGTGGAGAAATGGACAGCAAACACGATTGAACACTTCGGCAGACTCGATGGCGCAGCTAACCTCGCCGGCGTGATTCCAAAGTCCGTTGGGAAAAAGGGGCTGGCGGATCAGGATCTCGACGAGTGGGAGTTTGTAATGGGAGTCAACCTCAAGGGCGTGATGCATTGTCTTAAGGCGCAGCTATCCATGATTCAGGACAATGGGTCCATCGTCAACGCCAGCAGCATCGCAGGCTTGCAAGGCCGGCCAAACAACGGCGCGTACACGGCAAGCAAGCATGCCATCTTGGGGCTGACCAGGACGGCTGCGAAGGAGGTGGGATGTAGGAGTATCAGAGTCAACGCCGTTTGCCC TGGTAGAATTGATACGCCCATGTCGAgagcatcagcagcagctgggATACAGGCTGACGCGGCTTTGGGACGATCGGGCAGGCCCGAGGAGGTAGCGTCGTTGATTGCCTTTCTCTTGAGTAGCGAGTCTACCTACATCACAGGAAGTGCCATCAGTATCGATGGCGGTTGGAACTGTTGA
- a CDS encoding Enoyl-CoA hydratase/isomerase produces the protein MPAPRLFLSALAGYLISSTLALELPKYRGLKTAQNGSVLEVTLHNPDSAINLWSQDFQEGLTDLVQKLQVDNETKVVVFKSDFLLALDMRFATKTETLLGQIEVGTGLVPGGGGGQLLSQIIGRGLAMEYILSGKDINAEDAEKIGWINKAFNNAADMYAHVNELTSRFSLFPRGALVAAKNSINLWARPPQENFLKDAAAFNARLADPVVTQLLGRALVLTNNLTLGDMELNLGSTLPLLYQ, from the exons ATGCCTGCTCCTAGATTATTTCTTTCTGCCCTTGCAGGATACTTGATCTCGAGTaccctcgccctcgaacTCCCAAAATATCGTGGTTTGAAGACGGCCCAGAACGGCAGTGTTCTCGAAGTCACCCTCCATAACCCCGACTCCGCCATCAACCTCTGGAGCCAGGACTTCCAAGAGGGACTCACCGATCTTGTTCAGAAGCTTCAGGTCGACAACGAAACCAAGGTCGTTGTCTTCAAGAGCGAC TTCTTGCTCGCCTTGGACATGCGATTTGCCACGAAGACAGAGACGCTTCTTGGCCAGATCGAGGTAGGCACCGGCCTCGTTCcagggggcggagggggccAGCTGCTTTCCCAAATCATTGGGAGGGGGCTGGCAATGGAGTACATCTTGAGCGGCAAGGATATCAATGCAGAAGATGCAGAGAAGATCGGCTGGATCAACAAGGCCTTTAACAATGCTGCCGACATGTACGCCCACGTCAACGAGCTCACGTCTCGCTTCAGTCTGTTCCCAAGGGGCGCGCTGGTTGCTGCAAAGAACTCGATCAACCTGTGGGCTCGGCCACCGCAGGAGAACTTCTTgaaagacgccgccgccttcaacgCGCGCCTAGCTGATCCCGTCGTCACGCAACTATTGGGCCGAGCCCTGGTTCTGACCAACAACCTGACACTGGGCGATATGGAGCTCAACTTGGGAAGCACACTTCCCCTTCTCTACCAGTAA
- a CDS encoding NAD dependent epimerase/dehydratase, with protein MSQQLLVITGVSGHVGFRVLAEALARGHSVRAIIRKAEQAEHIKNAKSVQPHLEQLEISVIPDLLVPGAFDGALDGASGVVHVASPLPVFSDDLRRDLIDPAIMATLRVLESAEKVSSIKRVVITSSIAALLSWEYVMSHDVSTTFTARDTYDPPGPDSEFESPFQAYGASKALALKATERFVAEKKPSFDVINIMPSIVIGKNELNATKEAVASGTNNNIMAPLLGINTPSPVLGVSVHVDDVAKAHIDALRPDIPGNRNFICSSGGLQGTEWNSVKSVAAQLFKKEVSDGLLPSNGFIPTRPIRLDASDTEEVFGWKFKGFEEQVKSVVKHYLELLEAEESRL; from the exons ATGTCGCAGCAACTCCTTGTC ATCACTGGCGTCTCTGGCCATGTGGGCTTTCGCGTGCTTGCGGAGGCTCTCGCCCGAGGGCATTCTGTTCGCGCTATCATACGGAAAGCCGAACAAGCTGAACATATCAAGAACGCCAAGTCTGTCCAACCCCACCTGGAGCAGTTGGAGATATCTGTCATTCCCGATCTACTGGTCCCGGGAGCATTTGACGGGGCTCTCGATGGAGCAAGTGGAGTGGTCCACGTTGCCTCCCCGTTGCCTGTTTTT AGCGATGACCTTAGACGTGATTTGATCGATCCAGCCATCATGGCGACACTGAGGGTTCTGGAGTCGGCTGAGAAGGTATCGTCGATTAAACGAGTAGTTATTACATCATCGATCGCAGCTCTTCTCTCATGGGAGTATGTGATGTCGCATGATGTTTCCACGACATTTACCG CTCGAGACACCTACGACCCCCCGGGCCCCGATAGCGAGTTCGAATCACCGTTCCAGGCTTATGGCGCATCGAAAGCGCTAGCACTCAAGGCAACCGAGCGGTTCGTTGCGGAGAAAAAGCCCTCGTTCGATGTCATCAATATCATGCCGAGCATAGTTATTGGGAAGAACGAGCTGAATGCAACCAAGGAAGCGGTCGCAAGCGGCAcgaacaacaacatcatGGCCCCGTTGCTGGGAATCAATACCCCGTCGCCAGTGCTCGGCGTTTCCGTTCATGTCGACGATGTTGCAAAGGCGCACATAGACGCTCTTCGACCTGACATCCCAGGCAACCGGAACTTCATCTGTTCTTCGGGTGGGCTACAGGGAACCGAATGGAATAGCGTCAAATCTGTCGCTGCGCAGCTTTTCAAGAAGGAAGTGTCTGACGGCCTTCTGCCATCGAACGGGTTCATCCCTACGAGGCCCATCCGCTTGGATGCATCAGACACGGAGGAGGTCTTTGGCTGGAAGTTTAAAGGCTTCGAGGAACAGGTGAAGAGCGTGGTCAAGCACTACCTCGAGCTACTGGAAGCCGAAGAGTCACGTTTGTAG
- a CDS encoding Zinc-binding dehydrogenase, with translation MYSLTVYKGSADGSIKRDVTKKPELKGDEVLVKVTASGLCGTDAHYRSQDMVLGHEGVGVVEATGPGVRQLKTGDRVGWGYEHDSCGLCELCQSGRETFCASRSMYGFADLDQGSFATGAVWKEPFLFKIPDGLTDVDAAPLMCAGATVFSALTTLEDAPVARVGVIGIGGLGHLAIQFAAKLGCDVAVFSGTDSKRSEAMKLGARSFYATKDSKGLDIGSKKLDILLVTSSMPPDWHLYIPLLSPGATIFPLTISMGDFSIPYQALISMGLRVQGAMVASRVVQKQMLEFAARNNVKPVVETFSMSRGGITEAFEKLAN, from the coding sequence ATGTATTCCCTCACCGTTTACAAAGGCAGCGCCGACGGCTCCATCAAGAGAGACGTCACGAAGAAGCCAGAACTGAaaggcgacgaggtcctTGTGAAGGTCACGGCTTCCGGTCTTTGCGGCACCGACGCTCATTACCGTTCCCAGGACATGGTCCTCGGGCACGAAGGCGTCGGTGTTGTGGAAGCCACAGGCCCCGGGGTTCGCCAGCTCAAGACGGGCGATCGCGTGGGCTGGGGCTACGAGCACGATAGCTGTGGCCTCTGCGAGTTGTGCCAATCTGGGCGCGAGACCTTCTGCGCAAGCCGTAGCATGTACGGGTTCGCCGACCTTGACCAGGGTTCCTTCGCTACCGGCGCCGTCTGGAAGGAACCCTTCCTCTTCAAAATCCCGGATGGCCTCACCGACGTGGACGCCGCACCGCTCATGTGTGCCGGAGCGACCGTTTTCAGTGCCCTCACCACGCTCGAGGATGCTCCTGTTGCCCGTGTCGGCGTCATCGGGATTGGCGGCCTGGGCCACCTTGCCATCCAGTTCGCTGCCAAGCTGGGctgcgacgtcgccgtcttcaGCGGCACCGATTCCAAACGGTCCGAGGCCATGAAGCTCGGGGCCAGAAGCTTTTACGCCACAAAGGACAGCAAAGGGCTCGATATCGGCAGCAAGAAGCTCGATATCCTGCTTGTCACATCGAGCATGCCCCCTGACTGGCATCTTTACATCCCACTTTTGAGCCCGGGCGCCACGATTTTCCCCCTCACCATTTCTATGGGTGACTTCAGTATCCCCTACCAGGCCCTGATCTCGATGGGCCTCCGCGTGCAAGGCGCCATGGTGGCGTCCCGCGTCGTACAGAAGCAAATGCTAGAGTTCGCTGCCCGAAACAATGTAAAGCCTGTGGTCGAAACGTTTTCCATGTCTAGGGGGGGTATTACAGAAGCTTTTGAGAAGTTGGCCAACTGA